One Camelus ferus isolate YT-003-E chromosome 21, BCGSAC_Cfer_1.0, whole genome shotgun sequence genomic region harbors:
- the C2CD4D gene encoding C2 calcium-dependent domain-containing protein 4D gives MWLLEKAGYRLGAAEPEARWAPSSLFLKRRTPGSLARTCPNVLTPDCIPQFFIPPRLPDPGDAEPLGGRGAGRRGLPSACSLPHLAGREGWAFLPESPHTRRRESLFHRPPASRSGGLPPAQSRLHVSAPDLRLCWAPDSDTASSPDSSPFGSPRPGPDRPRPPRPRSPCPQEASSADASPPAPRRAGPPAPPLFHLDFLCCQLRPTKESVLRLRPRGGQLRLSAEYQAGPGRLRLRLVSAEGLPLSRAGPGSGGGGCCVVLRLRPRARPQAQRSRVVKCSANPIFNEDFFFDGLGPPDLAARSLKAKVLDRGAGFRRDVLLGECETPLIALLPPLGGGLGPGASLAPAHLSL, from the coding sequence ATGTGGCTCTTGGAGAAAGCTGGCTATAGGCTAGGGGCCGCGGAGCCCGAGGCCCGGTGGGCGCCCTCCAGCCTGTTTCTTAAGCGCCGCACCCCGGGCTCGCTCGCGCGCACCTGCCCCAACGTCCTCACCCCCGATTGCATCCCGCAGTTCTTCATCCCGCCTCGGCTCCCGGACCCAGGCGACGCCGAGCCCCTCGGCGGGCGCGGCGCGGGCAGGCGCGGCCTCCCCTCGGCCTGTTCGTTGCCGCACCTGGCGGGCCGCGAAGGCTGGGCCTTCCTGCCCGAGAGCCCGCACACGCGGCGGCGCGAGTCCCTGTTCCACCGGCCGCCGGCCTCCCGCTCCGGCGGGCTGCCCCCGGCCCAGTCCCGGCTGCACGTCTCCGCCCCGGACCTTCGCCTCTGCTGGGCCCCCGACAGTGATACGGCCTCGTCGCCCGATTCGTCGCCCTTCGGCTCGCCGCGGCCAGGCCCCGACCGGCCCCGGCCGCCCAGGCCGCGCTCGCCGTGCCCGCAGGAGGCGAGCTCGGCAGACGCCAGCCcgcccgcgccgcgccgcgccgggccgcccgcgccgccgctCTTCCACCTCGACTTCTTGTGCTGCCAGCTGCGGCCGACCAAGGAGAGCGTGCTGCGCCTCCGGCCCCGGGGCGGGCAGCTACGGCTCTCCGCCGAGTACCAGGCCGGGCCCGGGAGGCTGCGGCTGCGCCTGGTGAGCGCCGAGGGCCTGCCCCTGTCGCGGGCCGGCCccgggagcggcggcggcggctgctgcgtGGTGCTGAGGCTGCGGCCGCGCGCCCGGCCGCAGGCCCAGCGGAGCCGCGTGGTCAAATGCAGCGCCAACCCCATCTTCAATGAGGACTTCTTCTTCGATGGGCTCGGCCCGCCAGACCTGGCCGCCCGAAGTCTGAAGGCCAAGGTGCTGGATAGGGGCGCAGGGTTCCGCAGGGACGTGCTGCTGGGGGAGTGTGAGACGCCTCTTATAGCCCTGCTGCCCCCCTTAGGCGGTGGGCTAGGTCCCGGGGCCTCCCTGGCGCCTGCCCATCTCAGCCTGTAG